Below is a genomic region from Eremothecium sinecaudum strain ATCC 58844 chromosome V, complete sequence.
TCTAATAGCTAATTTAAAGTAACGCTACGCTCTTAACGAAATGGACACTGTTCAAGAAATGAAAATTGAAGGATACCTAAATAGTGTTTAGGCAATAGGATATGGATATAATTAATATTATCTAACTATTATCGTATAAAGTTCAGCTTTTTTAAAGTTTGTAATGCCTATCATTGAGTGCTGATCCTAGATTTCAATCGTAGTCCAATTCGCATCTCTTTGGAGCCCGCTCTTCGGCATCGGAGGTTGGGTATTCGTAGAATGCCTTGCCCCAGAAGCACATCAAACCCTGGAGCCATCCTTCTTTCTTCATATACAGAACCTTGCACTTGGCATCGGGCCCCAGAAGACGAGCAGTTATTTCAGAGAGCTGGGCTAGATCAGAATTCTTCGGTAGAAACATTACAACATTACTGCACAATTTAAAGAAACTGGCCAGCGCATCGCTAAGTGGAACAGGAATTAAGGATTTCTCCAAATCGAATTTCTCCTGTTTAAGATACTCCGGTCCACCCCAGGGTGGAGAAGCAAAAATGCAATCTATTTTAACATCCTGAAATCGTCCTTTCTTCGCAATTTCAACCCAATCTCCGTATTTCAGCCATATTCGGTCAATCACATTATATGCCTGCGCATTCTTGTATGTACAATACAGATGATCCAAATTTAAGTCTACGCC
It encodes:
- the TGS1 gene encoding RNA methyltransferase (Syntenic homolog of Ashbya gossypii ACR147C; Syntenic homolog of Saccharomyces cerevisiae YPL157W (TGS1)) gives rise to the protein MDHFLHMHKKKYRNQRKKLKELLKRDEYRFKVGNKVTDRRLRKFWNRRKSLFSLVDKGNIYLTDELWYSVTPEVMAKFIAKFIKACIPEATTVLDVFCGGGGNSIQFAKVFDKVYGVDLNLDHLYCTYKNAQAYNVIDRIWLKYGDWVEIAKKGRFQDVKIDCIFASPPWGGPEYLKQEKFDLEKSLIPVPLSDALASFFKLCSNVVMFLPKNSDLAQLSEITARLLGPDAKCKVLYMKKEGWLQGLMCFWGKAFYEYPTSDAEERAPKRCELDYD